ctaaagttaagcccattttaaaaaggcgtcatctccattcagttgtccatgcatttattacttcccgtctcgactactctaactcagtgctgtacggtatctcctcctccactctcgctcgacttcagcttgtgcagaacgcagcagctcgtttcttgactggcaccaggcagcgggaacacatcacaccggttttagcaaatctccattggctccccatccatctccggatagagtttaagatcctggtttttgtttttaaatccctcaataacttagcacctggctacttgtctgagctcattcacccatatgtccctacaagatccctccgatcagctgaccaacacctcctacatgtccctagctctcgctgtaagtcccgcggggagcgcgccttttcagtttgtgcaccaaagctctggaaccacttgcccctcccgatcagactctcttcctctctttccctttttaagtctcgtttaaaaactcacttttattctctggcttttaattctgtctaacttactccctttctccttttcttttcgagttggattacttgattttaatggatttagtttttatttttgattgtttttattgtgtgtttttgttcagcactttggtcggctctcatgccgtgtttaaatgtgctatataaataaaattggtatggtatggtatctccAAACCCATGTTTCCCATAATGTTCTGACACAAATAAAAAGTCGGCTGCGTATCTCTGCACTCCTCCAGTCGTGGTTGTATGAACATTTATATCGTCACTTTCTTCAATCGGTTCCGTTTTGGGGGGAAAGGCTGCAGACAAATTTAAAGAAAATGGCATCTTGACCAACCACAGACTTACGGTCTCTGTTGTTTTTGATGAATAACTAGAAAATTGGGCTCTACTCCATCCATCCTTGcgtgcctgttggagagcccttgcaaaCGCGGACAATTTGCGTCTCCACACCTCcccagatggagaagcatgaactaGGCTTTAGTGTCTTGACTTGGCATCCTTTTACATCCATCTTCGGTATTTGTCCATTAAAATCCAAGCTGCATTTCCCTGGCATTCTGATATCTTCATTTCGGCTTGTGTCTGCCAACCAAGCCACTTTGGCATTAGCGTCCGTTTCTCGTTTATTTTTGCATTAATTCTAAGGGTTTGAACTTGGATTTAGTAAAATTCTAAAACGTTTACAGGACCTGGAAATGTGATTTTCAAGCTCCAGGTCTTTCATGACTGAACTCTCCCACTTTTCACCAAAACCAGCTCCGCTGGGCTCAAATACGCCCTCTTCAATGTCGATAAAAGCACTTTGTTTTACACAGCAGTAAATACAGCTATCTAGGGCTGGAAAATAGAAGTAAGAAGTTGTGCTCCACTCACTGTGTTGAAGCATAAATAATGACCAGGGATTGAACCTGACAAGACTGTTTTAAACAGCTTGTTTTGGACAGGGCTGCATTTTTTTATATAAATGGCTGTAAAAACTACTTATTGGACCCCTGCTAAACAAAACTGTCCTAATTCCCTTGACATCACCTCAGATGGTTTAAAATGTGGTTAGTTTAATTTAAGAAAGAAGGAAGGGATAAATATTTACCCAAGCCACGGGGCAGAGGGACTTGTAGACCCTACTGTACCACTCACAAGGGCTTATGTCTGCTCCTTTAGCAGTCAAAGCTTTCTGACAGCGATGGTAGTCTGTGAAATAAGCACAATAAAGAGATTATGAACTGAAAATGAACCTTGTCAAACTGGTAGCGGCTCTGATTATTTTAGAGGTCAAATTTAGCCTAATAAACTCCAGTAGAATGCATCCCATAGCGTTCAAGCCCATCTATTCAGTTAATAGGTAATACCCATAATAAAAGGTGTTTGAGGTGTGTTCATCTCACACAACAGAATCGAGCTTTGACCTTGTGTAATCTTACCAACATAGTTGGCCCAGCAGTTCCTGGTCTGGTTCTGGTTGGGGAATCTAGCATCAAAGGGGGCAGTGCGGTAATTCTCCAGTTTAGCTTTAATGTCCTCAGCCATCTTTAGTCTGTCAAAAGAAGCAGGTGTGGATGAGACAAGCAGAGA
This Nothobranchius furzeri strain GRZ-AD chromosome 16, NfurGRZ-RIMD1, whole genome shotgun sequence DNA region includes the following protein-coding sequences:
- the cox6b1 gene encoding cytochrome c oxidase subunit 6B1, with product MAEDIKAKLENYRTAPFDARFPNQNQTRNCWANYVDYHRCQKALTAKGADISPCEWYSRVYKSLCPVAWVEKWDEQREAGTFPGKI